Proteins from one Mycolicibacter virginiensis genomic window:
- the gcvH gene encoding glycine cleavage system protein GcvH, translating into MSSESLVPSDLYYTAEHEWVHRTGPDTVRVGITDFAQAALGDVVFVQLPAAGTGVTAGEAFGEVESTKSVSDLYAPITASVSAVNAELDANPQLVNSDPYGAGWLLELQVANADSAALDQSLSGLLTADAYRATLSE; encoded by the coding sequence GTGAGCTCGGAAAGCCTAGTTCCATCGGACCTGTACTACACCGCTGAGCACGAGTGGGTTCACCGCACCGGACCGGACACCGTCCGCGTGGGTATCACCGACTTCGCGCAGGCCGCCCTGGGTGACGTGGTGTTCGTGCAGTTGCCCGCAGCGGGTACCGGGGTCACCGCGGGAGAGGCCTTTGGCGAGGTGGAGTCGACCAAGTCGGTTTCGGACCTCTACGCACCGATCACCGCGTCGGTGAGCGCGGTCAACGCCGAACTGGACGCCAACCCGCAGTTGGTGAACTCCGACCCCTACGGTGCCGGGTGGCTGCTGGAACTTCAGGTGGCGAACGCGGATTCGGCGGCTCTGGACCAGAGTCTGTCGGGACTGCTGACCGCCGATGCCTACCGGGCGACGTTGTCGGAATGA
- a CDS encoding CDP-alcohol phosphatidyltransferase family protein, translating to MAAGSGTEQVQDRVLTVPNVISLARLGLIGVFLYLLLVARADGPAVATLMLSGASDWADGKLARLLNQSSALGALLDPAIDRLYMIAIPVAFGVRGLVPWAIIATLLARDLLLAATLPALRSRGLTALPVTYIGKAGTFALMSAFPLILLGQWDQLWSRVVLSAGWGFLIWGLGMYLWAFVLYLIHVRLVVRTMPKVAGG from the coding sequence ATGGCTGCCGGGTCTGGCACCGAGCAAGTCCAAGACCGGGTGCTCACGGTGCCCAACGTGATCAGCCTGGCCCGTCTCGGGCTGATCGGCGTCTTTCTCTACCTCCTGCTGGTCGCGCGGGCGGACGGACCGGCGGTGGCGACGCTGATGCTCAGCGGCGCCTCGGACTGGGCCGACGGCAAATTGGCTCGGCTGTTGAATCAGTCCTCGGCGCTGGGCGCCCTGCTCGATCCGGCGATCGATCGGCTGTACATGATCGCCATTCCGGTCGCGTTCGGGGTGCGCGGACTGGTGCCCTGGGCGATCATCGCAACGCTGCTGGCCCGAGACCTGCTGCTGGCCGCCACGCTGCCGGCGCTGCGGAGTCGGGGGTTGACCGCGCTGCCGGTGACCTATATCGGCAAGGCGGGCACGTTCGCGCTGATGTCAGCGTTTCCGCTGATCCTGTTGGGACAGTGGGATCAGCTGTGGAGCCGGGTGGTGCTCTCGGCCGGATGGGGTTTCCTGATCTGGGGCCTGGGTATGTACCTGTGGGCGTTCGTGCTGTACCTGATCCACGTGAGACTGGTGGTCCGCACCATGCCGAAGGTTGCCGGTGGCTGA
- a CDS encoding small basic family protein gives MIGIAALIAGIVLGLIFHPSVPEVVQPYLPIAVVAALDAVFGGLRAYLERIFDAKVFVVSFVFNVLVAALLVYLGDQLGVGTQLSTAIIVVLGIRIFGNAAALRRRLFGA, from the coding sequence ATGATCGGTATCGCCGCACTGATCGCCGGCATCGTCTTGGGGTTGATCTTTCACCCCAGCGTGCCGGAGGTGGTTCAGCCCTACCTGCCGATCGCCGTGGTGGCCGCGCTGGACGCCGTGTTCGGCGGCCTGCGCGCCTACCTGGAGCGGATTTTCGACGCGAAGGTGTTCGTCGTGTCGTTCGTGTTCAACGTTCTGGTCGCGGCGCTGCTGGTCTACCTCGGTGACCAGTTGGGGGTCGGCACACAGCTGTCGACCGCGATCATCGTGGTGTTGGGCATCCGCATCTTCGGCAACGCGGCGGCGCTGCGGCGACGGCTGTTCGGGGCCTGA
- the garA gene encoding glycogen accumulation regulator GarA — protein MTEKDPATGQDQAGDEVTVETTSVFRADFLNELDAPSQAGGESLTSGVEGLPVGSALLVVKRGPNAGSRFLLDQPVTAAGRHPDSDIFLDDVTVSRRHAEFRLEGNEFQVVDVGSLNGTYVNREPVDSAVLVNGDEVQVGKFRLVFLTGPKTGETEAGPGS, from the coding sequence GTGACGGAGAAGGACCCGGCAACGGGGCAAGACCAGGCAGGCGATGAGGTCACGGTGGAAACCACATCGGTTTTCCGCGCCGACTTCCTGAACGAACTCGACGCTCCCTCGCAGGCGGGCGGCGAGAGCCTGACCTCGGGTGTTGAAGGGCTGCCCGTGGGTTCGGCACTGCTGGTCGTCAAGCGCGGTCCCAACGCCGGATCGCGGTTCCTGCTCGACCAACCGGTCACCGCGGCCGGTCGGCACCCCGACAGCGACATCTTCCTCGATGACGTCACGGTGAGTCGTCGTCACGCCGAGTTCCGGCTGGAGGGCAACGAGTTTCAGGTTGTCGACGTCGGCAGCCTCAACGGGACCTATGTCAACCGGGAGCCGGTCGATTCGGCGGTCCTGGTCAACGGCGACGAGGTGCAGGTCGGCAAGTTCCGCCTGGTATTCCTGACCGGCCCGAAGACGGGTGAGACCGAGGCCGGGCCGGGCAGCTAA
- a CDS encoding DUF881 domain-containing protein, which translates to MAEPFFALSGYDSQGAGAHQAGRPQRFAVPSLLRSLLSEHLDPGYAAAAARRARRTAPPAATARAAGWAWEAVAALLVATVFAVAVAQARSVAPGVHDAQQVLATNVRAAEAVTGRLADKRDTYSNRVDELRRHRLADDAQGQRVLAGLDALSLEAASTRVSGPGVTVTVTDPGAGRNLSDASKQRVSGSQQIILDRDLQLVVNSLWASGAEAIAVGDVRIGPNVTIRQAGGAILVDNKPISSPYALQAIGPPGGLRDAFDRSPGLYRLRLLEASYGVVVRVDGRNSADITLPAGSVRDVRFAKQIGAS; encoded by the coding sequence GTGGCTGAGCCGTTCTTCGCGCTGAGCGGATACGACTCCCAGGGGGCGGGCGCCCATCAGGCCGGCCGGCCACAGAGATTCGCGGTGCCGTCTCTGCTGCGCTCCCTGCTGTCCGAACATCTCGACCCCGGCTATGCCGCCGCTGCGGCCAGGCGGGCACGCCGCACCGCGCCCCCGGCGGCCACCGCCCGCGCCGCGGGGTGGGCATGGGAGGCGGTGGCTGCGTTGCTGGTGGCGACGGTGTTCGCCGTCGCGGTGGCGCAGGCACGGTCGGTGGCCCCCGGGGTGCACGACGCCCAGCAGGTGCTGGCGACCAATGTCCGAGCCGCCGAAGCTGTCACCGGCCGGCTGGCCGACAAACGTGACACCTACTCCAACCGTGTCGACGAGTTGCGCCGGCACCGGCTGGCCGACGACGCTCAGGGGCAGCGGGTGCTGGCCGGCCTGGATGCGCTCAGCCTGGAGGCTGCCAGCACGCGGGTGAGCGGTCCGGGGGTGACCGTCACCGTCACAGACCCCGGAGCCGGGCGAAATCTCTCCGACGCCTCCAAACAGCGGGTGTCGGGCAGCCAGCAGATCATTTTGGACCGCGACCTGCAGCTGGTCGTCAACTCACTGTGGGCCAGCGGCGCCGAGGCGATCGCCGTCGGCGACGTGCGCATCGGCCCGAATGTCACGATCCGGCAGGCCGGTGGAGCGATCCTGGTCGACAACAAGCCGATCAGCAGTCCCTATGCGCTGCAAGCCATCGGACCGCCGGGCGGACTGCGCGACGCCTTCGACCGCAGCCCGGGGCTGTACCGGCTACGGCTGTTGGAGGCCTCTTACGGGGTGGTGGTGCGTGTTGACGGCCGCAACTCGGCCGACATCACCCTGCCGGCCGGATCGGTACGAGATGTCCGGTTTGCCAAACAGATAGGGGCATCGTGA
- a CDS encoding DUF881 domain-containing protein — translation MSSTDPPSHGRHELPQPPPQNGVPPPRGRSGPLFSVLGMLLCLLLGVAIVTQVRQNDSQDALETARPADLLVLLDSLRQREATLNTEVAELQQTLNALQESGSSDQAAIENAQARLAALAIMIGTVGAVGPGVVITVDDQARGVAPETMLDVINELRAAGAEAMEVRDGTKAVRIGVDSWVAGTPGALEFDGTPLTPPYSVLAIGDPPTLAAAMNIPGGAVDSVKRLGGAMTVQQADRVQVTVLRQPKPRQYAQPVK, via the coding sequence ATGAGTAGCACCGACCCGCCGTCACACGGCCGCCACGAGCTGCCGCAGCCGCCCCCGCAGAACGGTGTGCCGCCGCCCCGCGGCCGTTCCGGGCCGCTGTTCAGCGTGCTGGGAATGCTGCTGTGCCTGCTGCTGGGCGTGGCGATTGTCACTCAGGTGCGCCAGAACGACTCCCAGGACGCGCTGGAGACGGCCCGGCCCGCTGACCTGCTGGTGCTGTTGGACTCGCTGCGCCAACGCGAGGCCACCCTCAACACCGAAGTCGCCGAACTGCAGCAGACGCTCAACGCCCTGCAGGAGTCCGGCAGCAGTGACCAGGCCGCCATCGAGAACGCCCAAGCGCGCCTGGCCGCCCTGGCGATCATGATCGGCACCGTGGGTGCGGTCGGACCCGGTGTCGTGATCACCGTCGACGATCAGGCCCGCGGGGTGGCACCCGAGACGATGCTCGACGTGATCAACGAGCTGCGGGCGGCCGGTGCCGAGGCGATGGAGGTCCGCGACGGCACTAAGGCGGTGCGCATCGGGGTGGATTCGTGGGTTGCGGGCACGCCCGGTGCGCTGGAGTTCGACGGAACGCCTCTGACGCCCCCGTATTCTGTTCTGGCGATTGGGGATCCCCCCACCTTGGCGGCGGCGATGAACATTCCCGGCGGGGCCGTCGACAGCGTCAAGCGGCTTGGCGGCGCGATGACCGTGCAGCAGGCCGACCGCGTTCAGGTGACCGTGTTGCGACAACCGAAACCCCGCCAATACGCTCAGCCAGTCAAGTGA